The window GTTCCGCATGATGGACATGCGTGAGCAAATCTGCGGGGGCACCCTGATGCAGCAACACCAAGTCACGATACCATGTCACGAGATGGTCGAGTGCTTCCGGTTGCTGACTCCATTTCTCCGCAATACGGAAGGTGTCTAGCCGATCGCTGGCAATCATAATTTCGGGGATTTCTTCATCAACGCCAGTCCCTTCTTGGAGCATCATCAGTGCTTTGCCAACGGCACCTCCGGATGCTGTCGAGATTGAGAACGCTTGGCTTTCGTCAATGTTAAATCGATCCATCAAATGCCCGGCAAGTTCGGAAATCACGAGTGGGTGAAAAGGGATGATTTGGCAACGGGACCGGATTGTGGGTAACAACGCGTCAAGATTTGTCGTCAGGAGGATTAAAACCGAATCGGCAGGCGGTTCCTCAAGGGTTTTGAGCAGACAGTTTGCGGCTTCGAGGTTCATCCGTTCCGCTTCGGTCAGGATGTAAACTTTTCGTGCCCCCTCAAGCGGTCGATAAATGATTCGCTTTTGTAGGTCGCGGATCTGGTCAATCTTGATCCAAGCCCCCGATGGACGGATAATCTGAAGGTCGGGGTGATTTCCGTCGTCGGCTTTGCGACAGGCTAAACAGGTGCCGCAGGCTCCCGCATCTGATGTGAGGCAGTTGATAGTCTTTGCAAAATGAAGTGCGATAGTCTCTTTTCCAACATTAGCAATTCCAACGAACAAGTAGGCACCCGCCACGCGATTCGATGCAATTGCGTGGTACAGCTGTTCGAGAGTCTGGCGATGTCCGATGATAGCGTCTTTCATAAAGCTGCTCACTGTTGCAACAAGGGTTGGATTATTGCCTGAATCTGTGCATACACCTGCTCCGGGCTAACTTGTGCATCGATAATTTTCAGACGCTCGGGTTCCTGCTTCGCTATAATTTGGTAACTCTCCCGCAGTCGGCGGTGAAACTCAATTTTTTCTCTTTCTAAACGGTCTAACCCACCTCGACTGTTTTGGACGCGTTGTAACCCAATCTCCACCGGCAAATCCAGCACAAAAGTTACATCCGGCGTAACACCGTCGGTCGCAATCCGATTCAGGTGATGTATCCTTCCCAGATCTAACCCACGCCCATAACCTTGATAGACGACCGTTGCATCCGCGAATCGGGAGGAGATGACAACCTTCCCCGCTTTCAGCGCAGGTTTGATAACCTCTGATACATGCTGCGCCCGCGACGCAGCGTATAGCAGCAACTCGGTC of the Candidatus Poribacteria bacterium genome contains:
- the holB gene encoding DNA polymerase III subunit delta'; amino-acid sequence: MKDAIIGHRQTLEQLYHAIASNRVAGAYLFVGIANVGKETIALHFAKTINCLTSDAGACGTCLACRKADDGNHPDLQIIRPSGAWIKIDQIRDLQKRIIYRPLEGARKVYILTEAERMNLEAANCLLKTLEEPPADSVLILLTTNLDALLPTIRSRCQIIPFHPLVISELAGHLMDRFNIDESQAFSISTASGGAVGKALMMLQEGTGVDEEIPEIMIASDRLDTFRIAEKWSQQPEALDHLVTWYRDLVLLHQGAPADLLTHVHHAE
- a CDS encoding dTMP kinase, whose amino-acid sequence is MADRGLFITFEGTDGAGKTTQIERLTADLRQASYDVCLTREPGGTPISEQIRDMLLNPEHNEMAATTELLLYAASRAQHVSEVIKPALKAGKVVISSRFADATVVYQGYGRGLDLGRIHHLNRIATDGVTPDVTFVLDLPVEIGLQRVQNSRGGLDRLEREKIEFHRRLRESYQIIAKQEPERLKIIDAQVSPEQVYAQIQAIIQPLLQQ